The following DNA comes from Excalfactoria chinensis isolate bCotChi1 chromosome 5, bCotChi1.hap2, whole genome shotgun sequence.
GCTCTGGCTCAGCTCCCCTGGGTTCCTCATCTGCCTGGAAGTGGAAGGCAGGTGGGAGATGTGGGTGCAGACACCAGGAATGTGGGCGCGTGGAGGACTGGTGGTTCCCACGGTGCTCAGGGACACAATGAACTCGGGGACACGTAAACCAGGGGCACaatggggacaaggggacaaGGTGTGTGTGTCCAGGTAGGGAGTGCGGGGGCACATGGAGAACGTGGGCATGGCGCAGAGGGACGTGATGGGCAGGGGGATGTGGCGGGGTGCGTTGGGCACGGGCACAGAGCCTCGTGGCGGGTGGGGCATGTGTGCCGGGACACGCTGACACCCCTGAcacctcctcccctccctgcagctgaACTACCTGGGCCCGCCCTTCAATGAGCCCGACTTCAACCCTCCGCGGCTGGCGCGGGCCGAGCGGGTGCCCAGTGCCACGGTGGACTTGGACCTGTGGCGGGGCCTGACGGACAACGCACGCCTGGCAGCCAACTACCGGGCCTACAGCCGCCTGCTGTGCTACCTGCGTGGCCTGGACGGCCAGGTGGGCACGGTGGAGCTGCGCCATCGCCTTGGCCACTTCTGCTCCAGCCTGCAGGGCTTGGTGCTCAGCATTGCCGGCGTCATGTCTTCCCTGGGCTACCCGCTGCCTGCCGGCCCCGCcggccccccgccccccccccggcacccctgcagcccccaaCGACTTTCTGAAGAAGATGGATGACTTCTggctgctgaaggagctgcagacgtGGCTGTGGCGCTCGGCCAAGGACTTCAACCGCCTCAAGAAGAAGGTGCCGCCGGCCGTGGTCACGCTGCGCATCGAGGCCAGGGGCTTCTGAGGGCTCCCGCCCCACCGCAGGGGTCCCCACAGCTGTGGCCGCATCGTGTCACCTCTTGGCCTCAGTGGATGGGGATCTCGGTCCGACAGTGCCACTGAAGCCAGGCCGCGTCCCCACCATCAGTGTTTGGCCTTAACAGACGGGGATCCTGATCCCAAAGTGCCACCCGAGATAGCCCACGTCCCTGCTGCCACCATCGAGCCTTAACAGACGGGGTTCCTGACCCCAGAGTGCTACCAAAGTCACCCCACATATTCctcatcacctcactgtgcccTGAGATATGGAGTTCCCGATCCCTCCAAAGCCACTGCAGGTCCCCGCCATCACATTGCCACCATCGCACTGTGCCTTAACAGATGGGGCTCCCAGACCCCAAAGTGCCACCAAAGCCACCCCGTGCCCTTTATATCCCCAGAGTGTCATCAAAGCCACCTCACGTCCCCAGCACCACCACTGTTCATCAGCTCTTACGATCCCAAAGTGCCAAGGAAGCCTTTCCACATCACCGCTGTGCCTTAACAGATGGTCTTCCTGCCCCAAAGGGCCACCAAAACCACCCCACCTGTGCACCATCCTTGGCAGATGGGGTTCCCGATGCCACTGCAGCCCCTCTTCGCCCCGCTTAGCCATCGACCGGCCGACCCTCCCTCGCATAGGAATAGGCCCCGCCCCCAGCGCCGTAAGCCCCGCCCAGCACCCCGAGCACAGCTGGGTGCCCGAAGCTCCGCCCCCATCCCCACCGTTGCCTAGCAACCCGCCAGCCTCCGCCCACTGGCCCTGGGGGCGGGGCTTGCCCTGGGGGCGGGGCAGAGCCCCAGGGCCGCCTCGGTGCGTCTACGCGTGTTTATTTATTGGAGATGTTATTTATTAGGGTATTTATTGCAGAAGATCTATTCTTGTATTAACAAATAAAAGCctttctccagtgctgctgcccccTGGGCCGTGCCCcgctgcaggagctgcccatGGAGGCACAGCTGAGCAGGCCCTGCATGCCTTGGGGGGCCTCTTAGCACTGCTACCTCTgtgcccccacagccccattaAGGATGGGGGGCGGTGGCAGCACTCCATAACAGCCTGCCACCCCATAACAGCCTGCCACCCCATAACGGCCTGTCACGTGGCGGGGTGGTGGTAAGGGGCTCTCAGTGCCCTCGGTAGGGGTGGAGACATCCAGGCTGGGCCCAGGGCTGGGGTAGGACTGGGCACCAGTGTGTGCCACGTGGACAGGGATGAGCCTGGGGACCCCCTGTGCCAGCCCAGGGATGGCACCGCGGCACATGTGCCACCGGGCTATGGGACTCGGCCCCCTGTGCCACCTGGTGATGGGACGGGTGACCCCTGTGGCAACCAGAGATCAGTTCATGGCCAACCCCCCCACGTCCCCGTCACCATCAGAGCAGGGCTATGGGTGCCCCACGGCCCCCACCATCCCTGTGGCAGCGGGATGCCACGTGCACTGTGCCCATAGGATGGACCCtgcccaacccccccccccctccagggACACTCTGGCCAAGGGGCACTTGGTCACCCATGACGGCCACTGCctgcccacagcctgcagggacCCGCAGCTACAGGGTGAGTAACTGCGATGGGGACGGGGATGGGGTGCCCGGGGCTCCCCTCACTGTCAGCTCCCTGGCAGGGCAATGCGGATTCTGACCTGCCCGGCCCATCTGCAGCGCCTGGAGGCCGCCCTGCGCAGCAGCTTGCCGAGAGCCCTGCCGGTGAGCTGCCTGCGGCTGCCCCTCCAACACGGGGGGTCTCGGGCCACCCCTGTCCCCTCGCTGGCACCCGGGGCACGCGTCTGCTGGGCCGTTCCCGATGGCCACGAGCCTGCCCCAGCCGGACGCAACCCGCCTGGGCTCTGCTGCCCGCTGGAGGGCAGCCCGTCTTTGCCACGGCTGGACTGCACGATGCTTGCAGGTGTACGGGGCCGTGCTGAACATCAACCGTGGCAACCCCGGGGACTTCGAGGTAGCAGTGGATGCCTGGCCCAACTTCGGCGCTGTGCTGGCGCGGCGCAGAGGAGAGGTGGCTGGcggggatgtggggaggggtgggggcCGTGCCCAGGCTGGGGGGCTCAGCATCCCGCCCCACAGGCACCGCTGAAAGACAGCTACAGGAACCTGAACAGCGCCTTCTACTGGGACCTGGGCGCCTACCGGGCCCTGCTGGAGAGCCCGGGCTGCCTGCGCTGGGACTCGGCTTTCCACATCTTCGGTGGCTGTGGGGACAACCGCGGGGACACGGGAGGAACGAGGGGTGACGGGTGGCGGGGAGGGCGAAGGAGGTTGTGTCAGAAACGGGTGGTGCTGGGAGCGTGTGGGGCACGGAGGGCACTGTGGGGGAACATGGGGGAGCAGAacccctgctgctgccatccccaggGCTGCAAGACGGCGTGCTGACCGTGTCCCAGGACATCGCTTTGGCCAAGGGCGTGGAGCTGGAGGTGACTGAGTACTACACGTACCTGCACCCTGACCCCAGCACTCTACCAGAGCCACAGTGAGCCTCAGCCCCATCTCCTTCTGTGCCCCATTCCTGTCCCCATCCGCTTGTGTTTCCTTGTCCCGTTCCCATTCCAGTCCTTACCCTGTACCTCATCCCACTCCTGTCCACAGCTCTCTCCCCAGTTCATTCTTGCCCCATTCCGTATACATCCCCAAACTTATCCAGCACCCATCCAAGCCCCGTGCCCATCTCATACACATCTGTAGCCACACCCTCATTCTAATGCTAATCCTAAATGTAACTAATGATTGCTCTAACCCATCCCTGTTCCATCCCATtcgtgtccccatccccatccccatccccatcccaatcTTAACCCTAACTGTAAACATAACCTTACCCCTAACCCTAACGTGAACACTAACTGTAACCATAATCTTaactccccccccacccccgttcTCCTGTCCCACCCCTCCCCCACGGCGCGCACCCCACCGTGCAGGCTGGACCCTGACGTGCAGCTGGGCGCACTGAACCCGTCACACGTGGAGCTGCTGGACTCGACGTGGCCGTACGGGGGAAACGCGTGGAGCCGGCACTACCTGGGGGAGCTGCTGCGCCGATTCCCGCACCTATGCCTGCAGGACCCAGCCGGGaacctgctgtgctgggtgctgagcgACGGCTTCGGAGCGGGAGCGCACGGTTACACGATGCCGGCCCAGCGGCGCCGCGGGCTGATGCGGGCGCTGACGATCATGGCTGCCCGGCGGGCGCACGGCCGCGGCTTCCCGGTGTACGGCCACACGGCCACGGGGAACCGGGGGATGCAgcggctgcaggaggagctggggcaCCGCCGGCTGCCGGGGCTGTGCCGCTTCGTGCTGCACAACCCTGCCCTGGCGCGGGCTGCGCCCTGAGCGCACCTGGGGAGAAACGTGTGAATAAAAGCAAACGAAGCGAAAACGAACCCGCCGCCAAGTAAAAAAGGAACGAGAAACAGCAACGAGCTGCcgagaaaaaaacagaacaacgACGAACCAACCGTGAACCACGTAAACAGCAGAaatttttctgctgcaaaaagcGAAGCGCCAATAAATGACCCGACCCAACAACCGAGACGGAACGGCCCGACCGCCCATAAAAATACAGCAAcgagaagaaaaaagattaaaggGAAACGGCACCCTCCAAAGCAAAAACTTGCGAACCGAAACCGAAACCGGGCCGCCCCGCCTGCTGCCCGCCGGAACACAGCGGCGGCGGACGGTGCTGCCGGAGCGGGACGGGAGAGCGGCGCGGGGTGAGCCGGGAGGGGGGAGAGGCGGGCGGCGAACGCGGGGCCGAACGGAGCCGAGCGGGGCTGAAaccgccgccgccccgcaggGAATGGAGCGCACCGGGCGCATCACCGACAGCTTCCCGCGGCGGCACCGCGCGGGGACACGCGCCGACGGCAAagagcggagcggagcgcggcggggGCGCGGCGAAAAGGGGCGGCACCGGGGGGTCCCGCCGGCCTCGCCCCCGCCGGATTCCCCGCGCCCCGCGCCGGAGGACGCCCGGGACTCCCCCGCGGCGCCCCGCACCGCCTCGcgagagctgctggagatgctgcGGCGCTTCGATTTGACCTGGGAGTACGGGCCGTGTACCGGTGAGACCCCCGACGCCGCgccccgacccccccccccccccccgctcgGCCCCCTCCTCGCCACTCACGGCCGCCCCTTCCCCGCAGGCATCACCCGGCTGCAGCGCTGGGAGCGGGCGCGGGCGCTGGGGCTCAGCCCGCCGGCCGCCATCCGCGACGCCCTCCTGGAGCACCGCGACGACCCCGCCGTCACCTACAGGTGCGGGACGCGGGTGGGGGCGGGCCGGGCGGCGGGATGACCGCGGGCTGACCGTGCGCTGTGCCCGCAGCCTGTGGCACGAGTACGGCCTGTGAGCGGGCGGCAGGACGGGCGGCTCCAGGGACGGCGCCGCGGTACCGGCACGCAGCGCCGCAGCCCGGGCGGCCGCCGCTGGGTGAATAAAGCGGTGAGTGCGTTAATTGCGTTAATTGCGTTAATTGCGCTAATTGCGCTAATTGCTCGGGCCGAGGCCGGCGCCTGGTTCCCACGGCAACCGGGAAGGCGCCCGCCCGCGTCGCTCGTAAGATGGCGCGGCGGCGCCGAGACTACGCTTCCCGTCGTGCACCGCGAGCGGCAGAGCGGGGCgggcccggcggcggcgcgcACAGCCCGCTGGGGGTTGTAGTGCGCGGCGGCTCGGCGGGGCCGGGCCTCAGCCACCTTCTGGCTCTGATCTCCCGGGCACACACAGCGCTGCACGCGGCCGCCAGGTTTATTGCATTGAGTGCTGGTGATGGCGGCGGCGCCGGCACGAAGGGCGTGCAGAGGGGGCGCGGCTTCCCCAGGCCCCGCCCCCCATCAGGGTCGGGTTGCTCCTCGCAGCGCGGTCTGGTGGGGGCTGAGCCCGCTGTGCGCGATGGGCCAACGGGGGGGGCTGTGCCCGCCGACCCGCTGTGCGCTACGAGCCGCCGGCTGTGCCGGGCTCCGGGCCGGAGCTTCCCGCGGGGCTGCGCTCGTCCGCAGGGACGCGGTCTCCGTCCACGCTGGCCTGACGCACCACGCGGCACGGCCGGGACCTGGGCCGTGGTGCTGGCAGGGCCGCCTCCAGGCTCGCCCCGTCCCCGGTCCCCCGGTCGCCTTCGGACACC
Coding sequences within:
- the CLCF1 gene encoding LOW QUALITY PROTEIN: cardiotrophin-like cytokine factor 1 (The sequence of the model RefSeq protein was modified relative to this genomic sequence to represent the inferred CDS: inserted 2 bases in 1 codon) — encoded protein: MDFRAGDSWGIFAFLCAALCNLPAVPALNGTEELGAGQSIQKTYDLTRYLEHQLRTLAGTYLNYLGPPFNEPDFNPPRLARAERVPSATVDLDLWRGLTDNARLAANYRAYSRLLCYLRGLDGQVGTVELRHRLGHFCSSLQGLVLSIAGVMSSLGYPLPXPAPPAPRPPPGTPAAPNDFLKKMDDFWLLKELQTWLWRSAKDFNRLKKKVPPAVVTLRIEARGF
- the GLYATL3 gene encoding glycine N-acyltransferase-like protein 3 produces the protein MRILTCPAHLQRLEAALRSSLPRALPVYGAVLNINRGNPGDFEVAVDAWPNFGAVLARRRGEAPLKDSYRNLNSAFYWDLGAYRALLESPGCLRWDSAFHIFGLQDGVLTVSQDIALAKGVELEVTEYYTYLHPDPSTLPEPQLDPDVQLGALNPSHVELLDSTWPYGGNAWSRHYLGELLRRFPHLCLQDPAGNLLCWVLSDGFGAGAHGYTMPAQRRRGLMRALTIMAARRAHGRGFPVYGHTATGNRGMQRLQEELGHRRLPGLCRFVLHNPALARAAP
- the POLD4 gene encoding DNA polymerase delta subunit 4 isoform X1, yielding MTRPNNRDGTARPPIKIQQREEKRLKGNGTLQSKNLRTETETGPPRLLPAGTQRRRTVLPERDGRAARGEPGGGRGGRRTRGRTEPSGAETAAAPQGMERTGRITDSFPRRHRAGTRADGKERSGARRGRGEKGRHRGVPPASPPPDSPRPAPEDARDSPAAPRTASRELLEMLRRFDLTWEYGPCTGITRLQRWERARALGLSPPAAIRDALLEHRDDPAVTYSLWHEYGL
- the POLD4 gene encoding DNA polymerase delta subunit 4 isoform X2, with the translated sequence MERTGRITDSFPRRHRAGTRADGKERSGARRGRGEKGRHRGVPPASPPPDSPRPAPEDARDSPAAPRTASRELLEMLRRFDLTWEYGPCTGITRLQRWERARALGLSPPAAIRDALLEHRDDPAVTYSLWHEYGL